From a single Nocardioides panacis genomic region:
- a CDS encoding aminoglycoside phosphotransferase family protein produces the protein MTTPHVPQLDDELRRRLGRRFGATIESWLDEVPPVLVDLADRWRLNLGALIQRGTMSVVIRCRTVHGHPAVLKISPDRRRIQDEAAALTRWTTTHVPAVLAVDKRAGALLIEAIEPGQPLADSAYPHLDTVSTLVTALHAHGTPDPTYRSVADRVTYLYAAGTKNYTCRPGLAAVVPPELYERGKQLAVRLAGDAPATVLLHGDLTPANILDGGNQRGLVAIDPAPCVGDPAFDAIDLVLWRADNAQTITARVEKLAPAIGTTPRRLTRWCTAFATMTALELAEASDATRECVDLLIDLANASP, from the coding sequence ATGACAACGCCGCACGTTCCGCAACTCGATGACGAGCTCCGCAGGCGGCTCGGGCGACGGTTCGGAGCCACGATCGAGTCCTGGCTCGACGAGGTACCGCCCGTGCTGGTCGACCTTGCCGACCGGTGGCGGCTCAACCTCGGGGCGCTCATCCAACGCGGGACCATGTCGGTGGTCATCCGATGCCGCACCGTCCACGGACACCCGGCCGTGCTGAAGATCAGCCCGGACCGCAGACGCATCCAGGACGAAGCAGCCGCGCTCACCCGATGGACGACCACTCACGTGCCCGCCGTGCTCGCCGTCGACAAGCGGGCTGGCGCCCTCCTCATCGAGGCCATCGAACCCGGCCAGCCGCTCGCCGACTCGGCCTACCCGCACCTCGACACTGTGAGCACCCTCGTGACTGCACTGCACGCACACGGCACGCCCGACCCCACCTACCGATCCGTCGCCGACCGCGTCACCTACCTCTACGCTGCAGGCACGAAGAACTACACATGCCGGCCGGGACTGGCCGCGGTCGTCCCGCCCGAGCTGTACGAACGCGGGAAGCAGCTGGCGGTGCGGCTCGCCGGCGACGCGCCCGCCACCGTCCTCCTGCACGGCGACCTGACCCCCGCCAACATCCTCGACGGCGGCAACCAGCGCGGTCTGGTGGCGATCGACCCAGCGCCGTGCGTCGGGGACCCAGCGTTTGACGCGATCGACCTCGTGCTCTGGCGAGCCGACAACGCACAGACCATCACCGCACGCGTCGAGAAGCTCGCTCCCGCCATCGGGACGACGCCTCGCCGGCTCACCCGATGGTGCACCGCGTTCGCGACGATGACCGCCCTGGAGCTCGCCGAAGCATCCGACGCCACCCGCGAGTGCGTTGACCTGTTGATCGACCTGGCCAACGCAAGCCCCTG
- a CDS encoding SigE family RNA polymerase sigma factor, whose translation MRRSERDLRFTKYVAARSGQLTRTAYLLCGDRHRAEDLVQIALTKLYVAWNRVDRSATIDAYVPQILVRASIDESRRPWRRREVADGHDRGHLPARDGEPDVGSPVFAALAALPPGQRAAVVLRYWNDLSVEETARLIGCSRSTVKTQASRGLERLRAALESTPSANGANHE comes from the coding sequence ATGCGGCGGAGCGAGCGAGACCTGCGGTTCACGAAGTACGTCGCAGCGCGCTCGGGACAGCTCACCCGGACCGCGTACCTCCTGTGCGGGGATCGTCATCGGGCCGAGGACCTTGTCCAGATCGCGTTGACCAAGCTGTACGTGGCCTGGAATCGCGTCGACCGGTCCGCCACCATCGACGCCTACGTCCCGCAGATCCTGGTTCGGGCCAGCATCGACGAGTCCCGCAGGCCGTGGCGCCGTCGCGAAGTCGCCGACGGCCACGACCGCGGACACCTGCCTGCACGCGACGGGGAGCCGGATGTCGGGTCGCCTGTGTTCGCGGCCCTGGCGGCGCTACCTCCCGGCCAACGGGCCGCGGTGGTCCTGCGGTATTGGAACGACCTGTCGGTCGAGGAGACCGCGCGCCTCATCGGGTGTTCGCGCAGCACGGTGAAAACGCAGGCGTCCCGAGGCCTCGAGCGGCTCCGCGCCGCTCTTGAGAGCACCCCATCGGCGAACGGAGCGAACCATGAGTGA
- a CDS encoding DUF7218 family protein: protein MPSKSANVKNEKQYEALKDKGMSKERAAKIANSDGASARGGKKSGSGGDSSQGGTTAQKKKAGRKGGKASSGK from the coding sequence ATGCCGAGCAAGTCAGCGAACGTGAAGAACGAGAAGCAGTACGAGGCCCTCAAGGACAAGGGCATGTCGAAGGAGCGGGCCGCGAAGATCGCGAACTCCGACGGGGCATCTGCGCGAGGCGGGAAGAAGAGCGGGTCCGGCGGCGACAGTTCGCAGGGCGGTACGACCGCTCAGAAGAAGAAGGCCGGCCGCAAGGGAGGAAAGGCGAGTAGCGGCAAGTGA
- a CDS encoding SDR family NAD(P)-dependent oxidoreductase: protein MTSTAICGSDLHLYEVLGPFLTPGDILGHETMGVVEEVGAEVTHIKAGDRVVIPFNISCGHCWMCRRGLFAQCETTQNRDTGKGASLFGYTELYGSVPGGQAEYLRVPQAQFGPIKVPDEGPDEQFLFLSDILPTAWQAVQFADLSEGDTVAVLGLGPVGQFTSRIARHRGAARVIAVDDVPERLAMARRHGIETVDSSDVDDVSAILLEMTGGRGPDGVVDAVGMEAHDSPVGKLAHTAVGALPDVVAKPLTDRMALDRLGALRTALKSVRRGGTVSVSGVYGGEVDPLPMMEMFDRGITMRMGQCHVEALDRRPHAGRPGRHGPPGHPGHDHPPPAARPGTARLRDLPEEAGRLHQGGAEPVTDGSTVTTVLVVGATSGIGRAVAHQLAARGGRLVLAARSPETLEQTRQECVSRGAGDVLVVPTDVGDRTQVEHLFRAAVERFGRIDGVVHGAAVIAYGRFEDVPPEVFDQVMTTNLSGTANVARAALQLFDAQGGGSLVVIGSVLAKIATPYMATYCTSKWGVQGLVRILQIEARSKPGVQVSLVSPGGVDTPIYDQAGTYTGRHGNPPPPVSAPESVAAKVVAALDKPGRDISAGPVNWVMVAGFRLLPAVYDALVGPLMRRLGQGKPGVAATPGNVFDAVPDKEAVHGRWPRLRG, encoded by the coding sequence GTGACCTCGACGGCGATCTGCGGCTCGGACCTACATCTCTACGAGGTGCTGGGGCCCTTCCTTACTCCCGGTGACATCCTCGGACACGAAACCATGGGCGTGGTCGAGGAGGTGGGTGCTGAGGTCACGCACATCAAGGCGGGGGACCGGGTCGTGATCCCGTTCAACATCTCGTGCGGGCACTGCTGGATGTGCAGGCGCGGACTGTTCGCCCAGTGTGAGACGACGCAGAACCGTGACACCGGCAAGGGTGCTTCGCTGTTCGGCTACACCGAGCTGTACGGGTCGGTGCCAGGAGGGCAGGCGGAGTACCTGCGCGTCCCTCAGGCTCAGTTCGGCCCGATCAAGGTCCCCGACGAGGGACCGGACGAGCAGTTCCTCTTCCTCTCCGACATCCTGCCGACCGCCTGGCAGGCCGTGCAGTTCGCGGACCTGTCCGAGGGCGACACCGTGGCAGTCCTGGGTCTCGGCCCGGTGGGTCAGTTCACCAGCCGCATCGCGCGCCACCGGGGAGCCGCCCGGGTCATTGCGGTCGACGACGTCCCGGAGCGACTCGCGATGGCTCGTCGCCACGGCATCGAGACGGTCGACTCCAGTGACGTCGACGACGTCTCCGCCATTCTCCTGGAGATGACCGGGGGTCGAGGACCGGACGGCGTAGTGGACGCGGTCGGCATGGAGGCGCACGACTCACCCGTCGGCAAGCTGGCCCACACGGCGGTCGGGGCCCTGCCGGACGTCGTGGCCAAGCCGCTCACCGACCGGATGGCGCTCGACCGGCTCGGTGCCCTTCGTACTGCTCTCAAGTCGGTGCGGCGCGGCGGGACCGTCTCGGTCAGCGGCGTGTACGGCGGCGAGGTCGACCCCCTGCCGATGATGGAGATGTTCGACCGCGGCATCACGATGCGCATGGGCCAGTGCCACGTGGAAGCGCTGGATCGACGACCTCATGCCGGTCGTCCTGGACGACACGGACCCCCTGGGCACCCTGGACATGACCACCCACCACCTGCCGCTCGACCAGGCACCGCACGGCTACGAGATCTTCCAGAAGAAGCAGGACGCCTGCATCAAGGTGGTGCTGAACCCGTGACCGACGGGTCCACGGTCACCACCGTCCTCGTCGTGGGGGCGACGTCCGGCATCGGCCGCGCCGTCGCCCACCAGCTGGCCGCCCGGGGCGGCCGGCTGGTGCTGGCCGCCCGGTCGCCGGAGACCTTGGAGCAGACCCGCCAGGAGTGCGTCAGCCGCGGCGCCGGCGACGTGCTGGTCGTCCCGACCGACGTGGGCGACCGCACCCAGGTCGAGCATCTTTTCCGGGCGGCGGTCGAGCGGTTCGGCCGGATCGACGGGGTGGTGCACGGGGCAGCGGTCATCGCCTACGGACGGTTCGAGGACGTGCCCCCAGAGGTGTTCGACCAGGTCATGACCACCAACCTGAGCGGGACCGCGAACGTCGCACGTGCCGCGTTGCAGCTCTTCGACGCGCAAGGCGGTGGGTCGCTGGTCGTGATCGGCTCCGTGCTGGCCAAGATCGCGACGCCGTACATGGCGACCTACTGCACCAGCAAGTGGGGCGTCCAGGGGCTCGTGCGGATCCTGCAGATCGAGGCGCGCAGCAAGCCGGGGGTGCAGGTCAGCCTGGTCTCTCCGGGCGGCGTGGACACGCCCATCTACGACCAGGCCGGCACGTACACCGGCCGGCATGGCAACCCGCCGCCTCCGGTCAGCGCGCCGGAGTCCGTGGCCGCCAAGGTGGTAGCGGCCCTGGACAAGCCAGGCCGGGACATCTCGGCTGGTCCGGTCAACTGGGTGATGGTCGCCGGTTTCCGCCTGCTGCCCGCGGTGTACGACGCCCTCGTCGGTCCGCTGATGCGGCGGCTCGGGCAGGGCAAGCCCGGTGTCGCGGCGACCCCCGGAAACGTCTTCGACGCAGTGCCTGACAAGGAAGCGGTGCACGGACGGTGGCCCCGCCTGCGGGGGTGA
- a CDS encoding phytoene desaturase family protein, translating into MPSPSRRGDDTYDALVIGAGPNGLVAANHLLDRGWSVLVLEEQATPGGAVRSDSEVAPGFVHDTFSAFYPLAAASPFIRDFHLEKHGLRWVHAPAVVGHPRADGSWALLHRSRHVTAGLMDHQHPGDGEAWLQLCSQWDRVGHHLVRALLSPFPPVRAGLGLATRLRSVGGLGFVQTLLSPATELGRDRFGGESPRLLLAGNAGHADIPLGSAGSGLMGLLLVMLGQTVGFPVPEGGAGSFAQALTRRIESLGGRVQCSTPVSGVNVDSGRATGVTTRHGDRFFARHAVIADVVASKLYGDLIPRGELPARTTRAMKRFQIDPSTIKVDWALDGPVPWSTRPPYDPGTVHIADSVDQMVEALGQVSANAIPARPFMLTGQMTTADPTRSPAGTESLWAYTHVPQHATRDAGAGDVRGTWDRDDLERFADRMQARMEKAAPGFGTRVSARRILGPHEMEARNANLVGGAINGGTAQLHQQLVFRPTPGLGRAETFLRGLYLGSSSAHPGGGVHGAPGMNAARAALAHARVRRFIRG; encoded by the coding sequence ATGCCCTCCCCTTCGCGCCGCGGCGACGACACCTACGACGCCCTGGTGATCGGTGCGGGTCCCAACGGTCTGGTCGCTGCGAACCACCTGCTCGACCGTGGCTGGTCGGTCCTGGTGCTGGAGGAGCAGGCGACCCCCGGAGGAGCGGTCCGCAGCGACTCCGAGGTCGCGCCGGGGTTCGTGCACGACACGTTCAGCGCCTTCTACCCGCTGGCTGCGGCCTCGCCCTTCATCCGGGACTTCCACCTCGAGAAGCATGGTCTGCGATGGGTCCACGCTCCCGCGGTCGTTGGCCACCCGCGCGCCGACGGGTCCTGGGCCCTGCTGCACAGGAGCCGGCACGTCACGGCCGGGCTGATGGATCACCAGCACCCCGGCGACGGGGAGGCGTGGCTCCAGCTCTGCTCGCAGTGGGATCGCGTCGGTCACCACCTGGTGAGGGCCTTGCTGTCGCCGTTCCCGCCGGTCCGTGCCGGCCTTGGCCTGGCTACGCGGTTGCGCTCGGTCGGGGGCCTGGGCTTCGTGCAGACCCTGCTGTCCCCGGCCACCGAGCTGGGCCGTGACCGGTTCGGCGGCGAGTCGCCTCGGCTGCTCCTTGCCGGGAACGCCGGACATGCCGACATCCCGCTCGGCTCCGCCGGTTCGGGGCTGATGGGGCTGCTGCTCGTCATGCTGGGACAGACCGTGGGCTTCCCGGTCCCTGAGGGCGGCGCCGGCAGCTTCGCCCAGGCGCTCACCCGGCGGATCGAGTCGCTGGGCGGCCGCGTCCAGTGCTCCACTCCGGTGAGCGGCGTCAACGTGGACTCCGGGAGGGCGACCGGGGTCACGACACGGCACGGCGACCGCTTCTTCGCCCGGCACGCGGTGATCGCCGACGTGGTCGCCTCCAAGCTCTACGGCGACCTCATCCCTCGAGGCGAACTTCCGGCGCGCACGACGCGGGCGATGAAGCGGTTCCAGATCGACCCCTCGACGATCAAGGTCGACTGGGCCCTCGACGGCCCGGTCCCGTGGTCGACACGACCGCCGTACGACCCCGGCACCGTGCATATCGCGGACTCCGTGGACCAGATGGTCGAGGCGCTCGGACAGGTCTCCGCCAACGCCATCCCGGCACGGCCCTTCATGCTCACTGGGCAGATGACCACCGCCGACCCGACGCGTTCCCCGGCCGGGACCGAGTCGTTGTGGGCCTATACGCACGTGCCGCAGCACGCGACCCGTGACGCCGGGGCCGGCGACGTCCGGGGCACCTGGGACCGAGACGACCTGGAACGATTCGCAGACCGGATGCAGGCCAGGATGGAAAAGGCGGCACCCGGCTTCGGCACGCGGGTCAGCGCCCGGCGCATCCTCGGGCCGCACGAGATGGAGGCCAGGAACGCCAACCTGGTCGGCGGTGCGATCAACGGCGGCACCGCCCAGCTGCACCAGCAGCTCGTGTTCCGTCCGACCCCGGGCCTCGGCCGCGCCGAAACCTTCCTCCGCGGGCTGTACCTGGGCTCGTCGTCCGCGCATCCAGGCGGCGGCGTCCACGGAGCTCCCGGCATGAACGCAGCCCGAGCCGCGCTGGCGCACGCACGCGTGCGCCGATTCATCCGAGGCTGA
- a CDS encoding SDR family oxidoreductase, whose translation MNPVPDCGEASYQGSGKLTDRVAVITGGDSGIGRAVAIAYAREGADVVISYLSEDDDADDTARLVAEAGRKALVISGDISQPDHCRDIVARTVREFGRIDVLVSNAAYQMNHTDIQDVTDAEWQHTFATNVSAMFYLVKAALPHMRPGSSIIGSTSVNSDMPSPDLAPYAATKAAIANFCASLAQMLGPQGIRVNSVAPGPIWTPLIPSTMPPEKVEQFGDDTPLGRPGQPAELAGAYVLLASDEGSYMSGARIAVTGGRPIL comes from the coding sequence ATGAACCCCGTGCCCGACTGCGGTGAGGCCAGCTATCAGGGTTCCGGGAAGCTCACCGACAGGGTCGCCGTCATCACCGGCGGTGACAGTGGGATCGGCCGGGCGGTGGCCATTGCGTACGCCCGGGAGGGCGCCGATGTGGTCATCAGCTACCTGTCGGAGGACGACGACGCCGACGACACCGCCCGCCTGGTCGCCGAGGCCGGACGGAAGGCTCTCGTCATCTCCGGGGACATCTCGCAGCCGGATCACTGCCGGGACATCGTGGCGCGAACCGTGCGCGAGTTCGGCCGGATCGACGTCCTGGTGAGCAACGCGGCCTACCAGATGAACCACACCGACATCCAGGACGTCACTGACGCCGAGTGGCAGCACACCTTCGCCACGAATGTGTCGGCGATGTTCTACCTGGTCAAGGCCGCGCTCCCGCACATGCGCCCGGGCTCGTCGATCATCGGGAGCACGTCGGTCAACTCGGACATGCCCTCACCAGATCTCGCGCCGTACGCGGCGACAAAGGCAGCCATCGCGAACTTCTGCGCCAGCCTCGCCCAGATGCTCGGCCCCCAGGGGATCCGGGTCAACAGCGTCGCCCCGGGTCCGATCTGGACGCCACTGATCCCGTCCACGATGCCACCGGAGAAGGTGGAGCAGTTCGGTGACGACACCCCGCTCGGCCGTCCGGGCCAACCCGCGGAGCTCGCGGGCGCCTACGTCCTTCTCGCCTCGGACGAGGGCAGCTACATGTCGGGGGCCCGGATCGCGGTGACGGGCGGCCGACCGATCCTCTAG
- a CDS encoding molybdopterin oxidoreductase family protein translates to MTEIDRATPDPDRIEDIWGARTPYGAGEVWPGRVDTFLPDGTTAADVDRWVPSACLLCSNGCGLDIAVRDGAMVGVRGRAEDRVNHGRLGPKGLFGWQGQLRDRLTEPLIRRNGRLQPASWEEAMTLITDRSRQLLEEKGPLSHGFYTSGQLMLEEYYTLAVIGKAGLGTPHMDGNTRLCTATAAAALKETFGADGQPGSYTDLDSCDAVFHFGHNVAETQTVLWARMLDRLAGPNPPAHVTVDPRRTAVARASTVHLPVRPGTNLALVNGLLREVISRGWIDHDYLDAHTVGFDELARTVEAYTPQHVADLCDVTVRDLQAAAEIFGTHERVVSTVLQGFYQAHQATAASVAVNNLHLVRGMLGRPGAGILQMNGQPTAQNNRECGADGDLPGFRNWNNPQHVQQLADLWDVDDSVIPHWAEPTHAMQIFRYVEQGSIGFLWVAGTNPAVSMPDLARIRRILAQDSVFLVVTDAYRTETTEFADVVLPAALWGEKTGTYTNVDRTVHLSEQAVAPPGQARSDLDIWVEYARRMGFRNRSGQPLPTWDTAEGAFDGWRDCSRGRPCDYSAMTYDQLRGRGIQWPCNDEHPDGTERIYTDHQFHTFDDDCETYGHDLATGAAVTPVEHRAVRYDGRARLKAAAWTPPPENPDGSYPLHLNTGRTVYQFHTRTKTGRAPELAAAAPDAWVELAPEDAAEHHIADGDLVRVESVRGHVEVPARCTGTKPGSVFLPFHYGTLDPSPSNGADAKDDVAEDSADPSTSERPHAANELTMTAWDPVSKQPTFKSGAVRITRVDQSPTRTREED, encoded by the coding sequence ATGACGGAAATCGACCGCGCGACCCCCGACCCGGACCGCATCGAGGACATCTGGGGAGCCCGGACCCCGTACGGGGCGGGTGAGGTGTGGCCGGGCCGGGTCGACACGTTCCTCCCGGACGGCACCACAGCGGCCGACGTGGACCGGTGGGTGCCCTCGGCGTGCCTGCTGTGCAGCAACGGCTGCGGCCTCGACATCGCGGTCCGGGACGGTGCGATGGTCGGGGTGCGGGGTCGAGCCGAGGACCGGGTGAACCACGGCCGGCTCGGACCGAAGGGCCTGTTCGGGTGGCAGGGCCAGCTGCGGGACCGACTCACCGAACCCCTCATCCGCCGCAACGGCCGCCTGCAACCCGCGAGCTGGGAGGAGGCCATGACGCTCATCACCGACCGGTCCCGGCAGCTGCTGGAGGAGAAGGGACCGCTCTCGCACGGGTTCTACACGTCCGGGCAGCTGATGCTCGAGGAGTACTACACCCTGGCTGTCATCGGGAAGGCGGGCCTGGGCACCCCGCACATGGACGGCAACACCCGGCTGTGCACGGCGACCGCTGCGGCCGCGTTGAAGGAGACCTTCGGAGCCGACGGACAGCCCGGCTCGTACACCGACCTGGACTCCTGCGATGCGGTGTTCCACTTCGGGCACAACGTCGCCGAGACACAGACGGTGCTGTGGGCGCGGATGCTGGACCGGCTCGCCGGCCCGAACCCGCCCGCGCACGTCACCGTCGACCCGCGCCGCACCGCGGTCGCCCGGGCGTCGACCGTGCACCTGCCGGTGCGGCCCGGCACCAACCTGGCCCTGGTGAACGGACTGCTGCGTGAGGTCATCTCCCGCGGGTGGATCGACCACGACTACCTCGACGCGCACACCGTCGGGTTCGACGAGCTCGCCCGGACCGTGGAGGCCTACACGCCGCAGCACGTCGCAGACCTCTGCGACGTGACCGTCCGGGACCTGCAGGCGGCCGCAGAGATCTTCGGCACCCACGAGCGGGTGGTCTCCACCGTCCTGCAGGGGTTCTACCAGGCGCACCAGGCCACGGCCGCGTCCGTCGCGGTGAACAACCTGCACCTGGTCCGCGGCATGCTGGGTCGACCCGGGGCCGGCATCTTGCAGATGAATGGGCAGCCGACCGCCCAGAACAACCGCGAGTGCGGCGCGGACGGGGACCTGCCGGGCTTCCGGAACTGGAACAACCCCCAGCACGTCCAGCAGCTGGCGGACCTGTGGGACGTTGACGACTCCGTCATCCCGCACTGGGCCGAACCGACCCATGCGATGCAGATCTTCCGGTACGTCGAGCAAGGATCCATCGGGTTCCTCTGGGTGGCCGGCACCAACCCGGCCGTGTCGATGCCCGACCTGGCCCGGATCCGGCGCATCCTCGCCCAGGACTCCGTGTTCCTCGTCGTGACCGATGCCTACCGGACCGAGACGACCGAGTTCGCGGACGTCGTGCTGCCGGCCGCGCTGTGGGGTGAGAAGACCGGGACGTACACGAACGTCGATCGGACCGTGCACCTGTCCGAACAGGCAGTCGCGCCGCCTGGGCAGGCGCGCAGCGACCTGGACATCTGGGTCGAGTACGCCCGCCGGATGGGGTTCCGGAACCGGTCGGGGCAGCCGCTCCCGACCTGGGATACCGCCGAGGGAGCGTTCGACGGTTGGCGGGACTGCTCCCGCGGCCGGCCGTGCGACTACTCCGCGATGACCTACGACCAGCTCCGGGGCCGCGGCATCCAGTGGCCGTGCAACGATGAGCACCCGGACGGCACCGAACGGATCTACACCGACCACCAGTTCCACACGTTCGACGACGACTGCGAGACCTACGGGCACGACCTTGCCACCGGTGCTGCGGTCACCCCGGTCGAACACCGTGCGGTTCGGTACGACGGACGCGCCCGGCTCAAGGCCGCCGCGTGGACACCGCCACCCGAGAACCCGGACGGAAGCTACCCGCTGCACCTGAACACCGGCCGGACCGTCTACCAGTTCCACACCCGCACCAAAACCGGCCGAGCCCCCGAGCTGGCCGCCGCGGCACCAGACGCGTGGGTCGAGCTCGCCCCCGAGGACGCCGCCGAGCACCACATCGCGGACGGGGACCTGGTCCGGGTCGAGTCCGTCCGAGGACACGTCGAGGTGCCCGCGCGGTGCACCGGGACGAAACCCGGCTCTGTCTTCCTCCCCTTCCACTACGGGACCCTCGACCCCTCCCCGAGCAACGGCGCCGACGCGAAGGACGATGTGGCTGAGGACTCGGCTGACCCGTCGACCAGCGAGCGGCCACACGCCGCGAACGAACTCACGATGACCGCGTGGGACCCGGTCTCCAAACAACCCACCTTCAAGAGCGGCGCCGTCCGCATCACCCGGGTTGACCAGTCGCCTACCCGCACACGTGAGGAGGACTGA
- a CDS encoding SDR family oxidoreductase: MTSSTRAIDQPDLINRPRSVPTRQVVVVTGATGGIGRATAIAFGTRGAAVALLARGTTGLRAAAADVEAAGGQALQIVTDVSDPDQVEAAATQAEDQLGPIDVWVNVAFTSVFARFTDIKAEEYRRVTDVNYHGYVNGTRSALARMLPRDHGTIVQVGSTLAYRGIPLQSAYCGSKHALQGFHESLRTELMHDKANVHVTMVQMPAVNTPQFSWVLSRLPNHAQPVPPIYQPEVAARAVVYAADHPKRREYWVGASTMATLIVNAVAPGLLDRYLARTGLKSQQTDQPRDPDQPVNLWQPADGAHGHDFGAHGAFDSQSLARSPQVWASQHHGLLGALAAGAAAALLAARHLTASHGDWR; the protein is encoded by the coding sequence ATGACGTCAAGCACCCGAGCCATCGATCAACCCGACCTCATCAACCGCCCGCGGAGCGTTCCCACTCGGCAGGTCGTCGTGGTCACCGGCGCCACGGGCGGCATCGGACGGGCGACCGCCATCGCCTTCGGGACCCGCGGGGCCGCGGTCGCCCTGCTGGCCCGCGGAACCACCGGACTCCGCGCGGCCGCCGCCGACGTCGAAGCCGCCGGTGGCCAGGCGTTGCAGATCGTCACCGACGTGTCCGACCCGGACCAGGTCGAGGCCGCCGCCACCCAGGCGGAGGACCAGCTCGGACCCATCGACGTGTGGGTCAACGTGGCGTTCACCTCGGTGTTCGCCCGGTTCACCGACATCAAGGCCGAGGAGTACCGGCGCGTCACCGACGTCAACTACCACGGGTACGTCAACGGCACCCGGTCCGCTCTCGCCCGGATGCTGCCCCGCGACCACGGCACCATCGTGCAGGTCGGCTCCACGCTGGCCTACCGCGGCATCCCGCTTCAGAGCGCGTACTGCGGCTCCAAGCACGCGCTGCAGGGATTCCACGAGTCGTTGCGGACCGAGCTGATGCACGACAAGGCGAACGTGCACGTGACGATGGTCCAGATGCCCGCGGTGAACACCCCGCAGTTCTCCTGGGTGCTCTCCCGGCTCCCGAACCACGCGCAGCCCGTACCACCCATCTACCAGCCCGAGGTCGCGGCCCGAGCGGTCGTGTACGCCGCGGACCATCCCAAGCGTCGGGAGTACTGGGTCGGCGCGTCCACGATGGCCACCCTGATCGTGAACGCGGTCGCACCCGGTCTGCTGGACCGGTACCTGGCCCGGACCGGCCTCAAGAGCCAGCAGACCGACCAGCCCCGGGACCCGGACCAGCCCGTGAACCTGTGGCAGCCAGCCGACGGGGCGCACGGGCACGACTTCGGTGCGCACGGTGCCTTCGACTCACAGTCGCTGGCCCGGTCCCCGCAGGTGTGGGCCTCCCAGCACCACGGCCTGCTCGGCGCCCTGGCCGCGGGAGCGGCCGCGGCGCTGCTCGCGGCCCGACACCTCACTGCTTCGCACGGAGACTGGCGATGA